CGGAAAGCCGAGGCCGCGATCGATCGGATCAACGCCAGGTTCGCCAAGGTCGCCGAGGAGAATCCGCGGTTCGGTAGGACCACCTTCGTCTACACCTACACCAACGGTCCCGGAACGCTCGGTGTCTTCCTGCCCGAGGAGCAGCGCGTCGCCATGCTCACCAAGATGGGCCTGAAGCTCGATCCGGTGGTCAAGACCCTACCGGAGACCGAGGGAACCGCCTCTTCCGTCATCGGCCTCGAAAACGCCGACACCATCAAGAACGCGGACCTGATGTTCACCTTCTACTCGGACGAGAAGACCCGCAGGCAGATCGAATCCCAGCCGTTGTACGCACAGATTCCCGCCGTCGAACGCGGTTCGGTGGTGGCCGCCCGGAACCACTCGTTCGTGACCGCCTCGTCGATCATCAACCCGCTGACGGTGCCGTGGGCCATCGACCGCTACCTCCCGCTCATCAACAAGGCGATCGAGCGTGCTCGGTAGCATTTCGGTGACGCGCACCCGTACCGGAGAGCATGGCCCGAGCAGTCCGGTGGGGAGCCGTGGCGCGAGCGGCCATCCCGGGGTGCGTGCCGGGGACGAGGAACCTCGTTCCCGGCCCTCGCGGCGTGTGCTCGTGCTGGTGGGCGGCGTCCTGCTGCTCGGCCTCGCCGTTCTTGTCGGCCTCGCGCTGGGCAGCAACCCCATCCCGCTGCCCGAGGTGATCAACGCCCTCGCCGGTGGCGGAGACGCATACACGCGCACCGTCGTCGAAAGCCGGATACCGCGCACCCTGCAGGGCTTGCTCGTCGGTGCGTGTCTGGCCCTCTCCGGTGTCATCGTGCAGGGCATCACCCGTAATCCGCTCGGAGATCCCGGCCTGCTGGGAGTCAACATCGGCGCGTCGGCAAGCGTTGTCACCACGACGGCGTTTTTCGGGCTCGGTGGTATCGCCACCATCTGGGCGGCTCTGCCCGGTGCCTTCCTCGCGGTCGTCGTGGTCTACCTGATCGGCTCGGGGCGCGGCGGCGCCACGCCGGTGCGGCTGGTGCTCGCCGGGGCCGTCGTCAGCGCCGTACTGAGCGCCTATATCCGGGCCATGACCCTCAGCCTTCCCGAGGTCTTCGGTAGTTATCGGTATTGGGTCGTCGGTTCACTCGCCGGGGGCGACATGGACGCACTGCTCGGTGTCCTGCCGTTTGCCGCGGCGGGACTCGTACTCGCCGTGCTGACGGCTTCACCGCTGAACGCACTGGCTCTCGGGGACACGGCCGCCGCAACCCTGGGCGCCAACACCACCGCCATCCGTATCGGCGGAATGCTCTCCGCGACTCTGCTGTGTGCGGCAGCGACCGCCTCGGCGGGGCCGATCGCATTCATCGGGCTCGCCGTCCCGCACATCGTGCGCGCACTCGTCGGCAGCGATCACCGCTGGCAGGTCCCACTCAGCCTGGTTCTCGGCCCCGTCCTGCTGCTGACAGCGGATGTACTCGGGCGGGTCATCGCGCGGCCGCAGGAGATCATGGTCGGCGTCGTGACCGCATTCGTCGGTGCGCCCGCGCTGCTTCTGGCGGTACGCCGGATGCGGGGAGGCACCTGATGTACACCCCCGGTAGCCGCACCGTGCGCGTCGGTACCCTGCTTGCTGTCCCGGTCCGGCGACGCTCCCTCGTCCAGGGTCTTGCGGTTGCAGTGGCGATCGTCGCCGTCGGCGTCGCCACGCTGACGCTGGGCGAGCTCGGCATTGCTCCGGAGCGCCTGCCCGCCGCGCTGATCGACGTGCCCAGCGGCAGCGAGGGCTTCGTCCTGAAACGTCTTCGCGGTCCCCGTTTCGTCGTGGCCGTGGCCACCGGTGCCGCTCTCGGCATCTCCGGTGCGCTGTTCCAGACGGTCACTCGCAACCCGTTGGGCAGCCCGGACGTCATCGGCCTCACCGCCGGTGCCGGGGCAGGCGCGGCAGCGGCGGCTCTGCTGTGGCCGGGTGCGGTCTCCGTACCGGCGAGCGCGACGCTCGGTGCCGCCATCGCCACGGTGGTCGTCTTCTTCTCCACCGGACGCGGCTTTTCCTCACCCAGTCACCTGATCATCGCCGGTATCGGCGTCTCCGCCATGGCGGTCGCCTTCACGCAGTACGTGGTGCTGGTGCAGTCGCGCGATCAGGCTGCGGTTCTGCACGCCTACCTCACCGGCAGCCTGTCGGCGCGTTCCTGGGAGAACGCGGTCACCATCTGGTCCGTGCTCGCCGTCCTGCTGCCTGCCGCCATCGCGCTGGGGCGACGCCTGCAACTGATCGAGATGGGTGATGAGTCGGCCGACGCGCTCGGTGGGAAATCCGAGCGGACCCGCGCGTGGTCGATCGTCGTGGCGATCGCACTGTCCGCCGCCGCGGTGAGCGTGGCCGGGCCCATCGCCTTCGTGTCCCTGACCGCTCCCCAGATCACCAAGCGACTGTCGCGAACCCCCGGTGCCAACGTCACTCTCTCGGCGCTGACCGGGGCGCTCATTCTCGTCACCGCCGACCTCTGCGTACAGCAGGTTCCGCTCGTCGAGGACCTTCCCGTCGGTGTTCTCACCGTCGGCATCGGAGGCCTGTATCTCGGCTACCTGCTCGTCCGCGAGTGGAAGAAAGGAACGATGTGAGTCCGCGCAACCCCCTGCGAACCCACGGCGATACCGCTGTCCGCGGTGATGCCCTCGCGAGCGGTGTCACCACGGGGCTGGCCGCTCGCGATCTCACTCTCGCCTATGACGGCCGCGTGGTCTGCGACGGTCTCTCCGTCGATATCCCGGACGGCGAGTTCACCGCGATCATCGGACCGAACGGTTGCGGCAAGTCGACGCTGCTCAAGTCGCTGGCGCGCATCCTGACTCCGACGCGCGGGCAGGTGCTTCTCGACGGTCGACCGATCCGTTCCTACGGCAGCAAGCAGGTCGCGCGCCGCGTCGCATTGCTCCCACAGAGCCCGGTCACTCCCGACGCGATTCGCGTGGGCGATCTGGTCGGGCGTGGGCGCTACCCGTATCACTCGCTGTGGCGTCAGTGGACTCCCGACGATCAGGACGCCATCGATACCGCACTCGCACTGACGGGGACCGCCGACCTGTCGCAGCGGCATGTCACCGAGCTGTCGGGTGGCCAGCGCCAGCGAGTGTGGGTCGCGATGGTGCTGGCACAGCAGACCTCCACCCTGCTGCTCGACGAGCCGACGACGTTCCTCGACATCGCACATCAGTACGAGCTGCTCGAGTTGTGCGCGATGCTGCAGCGCGACGGCCGAACGGTGACCGCGGTACTCCACGATCTCAACCAGGCCGCCCGGTTCGCCGGTCACCTCATCATGATGAAGGAGGGGCGGATCGTCGCCGAGGGAGTGCCGGAGGAGATCCTCACCGCCGAACTGGTGGAGGACGTCTTCGGACTCCGGTGCGAGATCGTGCCCGATCCGCAGTCGCGGACGCCGATGATGGTGCCCCTGGTCCGAGACTTCGACCACGGGCACGTCGACCTCGCCCTCGGCGAGTGAGTCGGCTGCGGAACCGACTCCGCCTCTTAACCGGGGGAGACGCGCAGGATCTTGTCGTCGGAGCCGTTCGAGGTCGAGACGTACAGCGCACCGTCGGGGCCCCGGGTGGCCGCACGCAGGCGGCCGTGGGTGCCGTCGAGTTCTCCGGGCACCGACACGCTGCGCACACTCCGGCCGTCCTCGCTCAGCCGGAACAGCAGCACCTTGCTGCCCTTGAGCGCGGTGACCGCCAGTACCCCGTCGAGCGGACCCCACTGCGGGCCGGTCGGGAATGTCGCATCACACACGGCCTCGGTCTCGTCGCCGGAGGTCCACACCGCGGGTACCGCGTTCGGGAAGCGCTGCAGGTCGGTCATCGGCACCGATTCGTCGTAGTACTCCTGCGTCCCACCCCGGGACGGATCCCATCCGTAGTTGCCACCCGGCCGGAGCAGGTTGATCTCGTCGTCGACGTCCGGCCCGTGCTCGGCGATGAACACCTGGTCGTCCGGGCGGGCCCGCCCAGCAGGGCGGAACGCGATGCCCTGGGGATTGCGGTGACCGTAGGTGAGGATCAGCCGCGTGGCGGGGTCCGGCGAGTCGAGGAAGGGGTTGCCCGGCAACGGGGCTCCGGTGTCGATGTCCATCCGCAGGACCTTGCCGCCGAGGGAGGAGAGGTCCTGCGCGACCGTCGGGCGGGCGCTGTCGCCGGTGGTGACCAGCAGGCTGCCGTCGTCGGCCAGTCCGGGGCGGCATCCCGAGTGCCTGCCGCTGGGATTGATCGGGAGTCCGGTCAGCAACGGGCCGACGCGCCGTGCGCTGTTGCCGTCCTCGGACAGTTGCCAGGTGACCAGCCGGATGTCCACGGCACGGCCGTCGACCTGGTGGGTCTGACAGGTGAGAAACCGCCGGCTGGTGGCGAACTCCGGGTGGACGAGCAGGCCCATCAGACCGCCTTCGCCGCGCACGAGCACGTCGCCGAAGTCGGCTCGGACCTCCCGTAGCCGGCCTCCGGACAGCAGGGCCAGGCGCCCCGGACGCTGGGTGATCAGGGCGGAACCGTCCGGCAGGAAATCGATGCCCCAGGGGTGCTCGAGTCCGCCTGCGAGGACTTCCACCCGCAGAGCCGTCGATGAGGGCGTGGTGGGTAC
This Haloactinomyces albus DNA region includes the following protein-coding sequences:
- a CDS encoding FecCD family ABC transporter permease: MRAGDEEPRSRPSRRVLVLVGGVLLLGLAVLVGLALGSNPIPLPEVINALAGGGDAYTRTVVESRIPRTLQGLLVGACLALSGVIVQGITRNPLGDPGLLGVNIGASASVVTTTAFFGLGGIATIWAALPGAFLAVVVVYLIGSGRGGATPVRLVLAGAVVSAVLSAYIRAMTLSLPEVFGSYRYWVVGSLAGGDMDALLGVLPFAAAGLVLAVLTASPLNALALGDTAAATLGANTTAIRIGGMLSATLLCAAATASAGPIAFIGLAVPHIVRALVGSDHRWQVPLSLVLGPVLLLTADVLGRVIARPQEIMVGVVTAFVGAPALLLAVRRMRGGT
- a CDS encoding PQQ-dependent sugar dehydrogenase, with the protein product MFTRPVLTRRRALTGLAGLLTLTGCSGDGRGNGQRTTGPSDPVPTTPSSTALRVEVLAGGLEHPWGIDFLPDGSALITQRPGRLALLSGGRLREVRADFGDVLVRGEGGLMGLLVHPEFATSRRFLTCQTHQVDGRAVDIRLVTWQLSEDGNSARRVGPLLTGLPINPSGRHSGCRPGLADDGSLLVTTGDSARPTVAQDLSSLGGKVLRMDIDTGAPLPGNPFLDSPDPATRLILTYGHRNPQGIAFRPAGRARPDDQVFIAEHGPDVDDEINLLRPGGNYGWDPSRGGTQEYYDESVPMTDLQRFPNAVPAVWTSGDETEAVCDATFPTGPQWGPLDGVLAVTALKGSKVLLFRLSEDGRSVRSVSVPGELDGTHGRLRAATRGPDGALYVSTSNGSDDKILRVSPG
- a CDS encoding FecCD family ABC transporter permease, with product MYTPGSRTVRVGTLLAVPVRRRSLVQGLAVAVAIVAVGVATLTLGELGIAPERLPAALIDVPSGSEGFVLKRLRGPRFVVAVATGAALGISGALFQTVTRNPLGSPDVIGLTAGAGAGAAAAALLWPGAVSVPASATLGAAIATVVVFFSTGRGFSSPSHLIIAGIGVSAMAVAFTQYVVLVQSRDQAAVLHAYLTGSLSARSWENAVTIWSVLAVLLPAAIALGRRLQLIEMGDESADALGGKSERTRAWSIVVAIALSAAAVSVAGPIAFVSLTAPQITKRLSRTPGANVTLSALTGALILVTADLCVQQVPLVEDLPVGVLTVGIGGLYLGYLLVREWKKGTM
- a CDS encoding ABC transporter ATP-binding protein — its product is MSPRNPLRTHGDTAVRGDALASGVTTGLAARDLTLAYDGRVVCDGLSVDIPDGEFTAIIGPNGCGKSTLLKSLARILTPTRGQVLLDGRPIRSYGSKQVARRVALLPQSPVTPDAIRVGDLVGRGRYPYHSLWRQWTPDDQDAIDTALALTGTADLSQRHVTELSGGQRQRVWVAMVLAQQTSTLLLDEPTTFLDIAHQYELLELCAMLQRDGRTVTAVLHDLNQAARFAGHLIMMKEGRIVAEGVPEEILTAELVEDVFGLRCEIVPDPQSRTPMMVPLVRDFDHGHVDLALGE